From the Saccharomycodes ludwigii strain NBRC 1722 chromosome I, whole genome shotgun sequence genome, one window contains:
- the FMP48 gene encoding protein kinase FMP48 (similar to Saccharomyces cerevisiae YGR052W | FMP48 | Found in Mitochondrial Proteome), with protein MKQYYRRISKIQSGSFSLVYKALNDLTKDVVALKCIPKPLGDNENNKLKKIIRVVSNEYKILNKLGRSNPFICTMVDFFETVDCFVFVLEYCEHGDLYDYIKFVRNNPSTATKIDFVKLVSQLVNALEYSHNLGITHRDIKPENILLDSNLNIKLTDWGLSLIGVKSTAACIGTEKYLAPETFAPNLILEEVENSSLAGEDNVPNYVSHKITNHGHTLNNGNTNHPGIGTSFKFDSSGYDCIKADYWSLGITLLYTLFASCPFKYASLTNPQNPSKNSNNRNFQRFISNPMSFIDEYYFQSILRQESMNNVYSRRTIHASMNIKEQNTPAFWLSFFQNHDHTEMEKSYRIHILHGISERVVKYLLPLDFTKRSLTKFDMHFQSFILGQQPQVLMRKNPKNTIDGTTNNHITKNPLFNGHFHNPYALRMTLQQQQQEQQQLQFQQQNQLPLRHQHVQEIHRSTQQQEAQHKHTFYNRIPNNITSSTPVMSYSGYDLNYDDGGTTTLINNNTDNTNSNSSAHNDNNASTNSPLENFHGDGIRAGIITSNASSNRAASVATSPLSHIGSNQVAHLPTPGSTSTTIIPNHNLATNATTINNNSANTINKNNSNTIIYDASVKTNTADNNNNNNNNNSVLQSFATNNNSNSNNMFNVSNYIDNSNTNMTIPKINTPPETCNDNVHSTLMMGTTTTTTSNNNTNTNDVNINIDNDSDLAFYCNGMALDPTFYANYANTLAQEPTGVANDVIIPNANNTNNHYNLLQQQPITDTHTNVNSSNMNIYALENNNNNVDIADSNMNSVSTGNNFDPFMHTNC; from the coding sequence ATGAAACAGTATTACAGAAGAATATCCAAGATCCAATCGGGCTCCTTCAGTTTGGTTTATAAAGCACTAAATGACTTAACAAAAGATGTGGTGGCTTTAAAATGTATACCGAAACCTCTTGGTGATAACGAAAACAataaactgaaaaaaatcataagGGTAGTTAGTaatgaatataaaatattaaacaaacTAGGTAGGTCCAACCCATTCATATGCACAATGgttgatttttttgagACTGTTgattgttttgtttttgttttggaaTATTGCGAACATGGTGATTTATATGACTACATTAAGTTTGTGCGGAATAATCCATCAACTGCCACCAAAATTGATTTTGTCAAGCTTGTTTCTCAACTGGTTAATGCTTTAGAATATTCCCACAATTTAGGGATAACACATCGGGATATAAAGCCTGAAAATATACTTTTGGATTCCAATTTGAATATTAAACTAACTGACTGGGGGTTAAGTTTGATTGGTGTAAAATCTACTGCCGCTTGCATAGGCACTGAAAAGTACTTGGCACCAGAAACATTTGCACCCAACTTAATTTTGGAAGAGGTTGAAAATTCAAGCCTAGCTGGAGAAGACAACGTGCCCAATTATGTTTCTCATAAAATTACTAACCATGGCCATACTCTCAATAATGGTAACACGAATCATCCAGGTATTGGTAccagttttaaatttgataGCAGCGGTTATGATTGTATCAAAGCAGATTATTGGTCATTAGGTATAACTCTACTATATACTTTATTTGCATCATGCCCATTCAAATATGCCAGCTTAACCAATCCGCAAAATCCAAgcaaaaattcaaataatagaaatttCCAGAGATTCATAAGCAATCCAATGAGTTTTATTGATGAGTACTATTTTCAAAGTATACTTAGACAAGAATCCATGAATAACGTCTATTCCAGGAGAACAATTCACGCTTCTATGAATATTAAGGAACAGAATACACCTGCTTTTTGGTTGTCGttctttcaaaatcatGACCATACTGAAATGGAAAAATCATACAGAATACATATTTTACATGGAATTTCTGAGAGAGttgttaaatatttattaccTTTGGATTTTACCAAAAGGTCTTTGACTAAATTTGATATGCATTTCCAATCATTTATCTTGGGGCAACAACCACAAGTTCTTATGAGAAAGAATCCGAAGAATACCATTGATGGTACTACAAACAATCATATTACCAAGAATCCTTTGTTTAATGGTCATTTCCATAATCCGTACGCTTTACGGATGACtctacaacaacaacaacaagaacaacaacaattacaATTTCAGCAACAAAACCAACTGCCCTTACGGCACCAGCATGTGCAAGAGATACATCGAAGTACACAGCAGCAAGAAGCACAACATAAACACACTTTCTATAACCGGATCCCCAATAACATAACTTCGAGTACACCAGTGATGAGTTATTCTGGATATGACTTGAATTATGATGATGGAGGCACTACAACGCTgattaataacaacactgataatactaatagtaACTCAAGTGCacataatgataataacgCCTCCACTAATTCGCCACTAGAAAATTTCCATGGCGATGGTATTAGGGCTGGAATCATAACCAGTAACGCTAGCAGTAACCGTGCTGCCAGTGTTGCAACCAGTCCTCTTTCTCATATTGGAAGCAATCAGGTAGCTCATTTACCTACACCGGGTTCAACAAGTACTACAATAATTCCTAATCATAATCTTGCTACTAATGCTACAactattaacaataatagtgcCAATAccatcaataaaaataacagcaaTACAATAATTTACGATGCTAGTGTAAAAACTAATACtgctgataataataataataataataataataatagtgtcTTACAGAGTTTTGCGacaaataacaacagtaattcaaataatatGTTTAATGTTAGTAATTACATTGATAACAGTAATACGAATATGACAATACCCAAGATAAATACTCCTCCTGAAACCTGCAACGACAATGTTCACAGTACATTAATGATGGGtactaccactactactacttctaataataatactaatactaatgaCGTAAACATTAACATTGATAATGACAGTGATCTAGCTTTTTATTGTAACGGAATGGCTTTAGATCCGACATTCTATGCTAATTATGCAAATACTTTGGCACAAGAACCAACGGGAGTTGCAAATGATGTAATTATTCCAAATGCTAATAACACCAACAAccattataatttattacaaCAGCAACCAATTACGGATACTCATACTAATGTTAATTCCTCTAACATGAATATTTATGCActggaaaataataacaataatgtcGACATTGCAGATAGTAATATGAATAGTGTATCTACTggtaataattttgatCCTTTTATGCATACCAATTGTTGA
- a CDS encoding uncharacterized protein (similar to Saccharomyces cerevisiae YLR356W | ATG33 | AuTophaGy related (paralog of YGR049W | SCM4)): protein MSVCLGVTKTIAVTSLGIYTGMVTSGAIIAFATPWDILMCKLSKTLRKLSAIAVSFSTLSTIFFGLSYFYAPKTAQHPYLLYGLAVGPVSCVYSLALKVLFKCKKTCGSARTNVCPASGAVGGVCPVTAGRQDDGVLESCPAGFSTKDLEEGSAPDEKKIKEAVDKHLSIEKRLHELEPKLAKCHTSIALYLTSLAIISVAGLAQSVFGVYGEGLFI, encoded by the coding sequence ATGTCTGTTTGCTTAGGTGTTACCAAAACAATTGCTGTTACCTCTTTGGGTATTTACACTGGTATGGTTACCAGTGGTGCCATCATTGCATTTGCCACTCCATGGGATATATTAATGTGTAAATTATCGAAAACCCTTCGCAAATTAAGTGCCATTGCTGTTAGTTTTAGTACTCTATCcactatattttttggtttaaGTTATTTCTATGCCCCTAAGACCGCTCAACATCCTTATTTGTTGTACGGTTTAGCTGTTGGACCAGTTTCTTGCGTTTATTCTTTGGCATTGAaagtattatttaaatgtaAGAAAACCTGTGGATCTGCCCGTACTAATGTTTGTCCAGCTTCTGGTGCAGTCGGTGGTGTTTGTCCAGTAACTGCTGGAAGACAAGATGATGGTGTTTTAGAATCTTGCCCTGCTGGTTTTTCCACTAAAGATTTAGAAGAAGGTTCTGCTCCCGACGAGAAAAAGATTAAGGAAGCTGTTGATAAGCATCTTTCTATTGAAAAGCGTTTACATGAATTGGAACCTAAATTAGCCAAGTGCCATACTAGTATTGCATTGTATTTGACCTCCTTAGCTATTATCAGTGTTGCCGGCTTGGCTCAATCCGTATTTGGTGTTTATGGAGAGGGTTTGTTCATTTAG
- a CDS encoding uncharacterized protein (similar to Saccharomyces cerevisiae YBR150C | TBS1 | ThiaBendazole Sensitive (paralog of YOL089C | HAL9)) — protein MFPTACSNCRKRKVKCTGSHPCNNCIKRSEKCDYKKGPVKRSPTLTRVSNKQFLTVIAQKFDNLQKSLKNIETLLLKNGNNKVDRTFNTSAPPHVNSSNKKIIDSGINTVAFYLYCTGGTEKYLSEMKTSFKIFTKYGFEWIRKQVDSQEAQLILNDIMTLNKKLREDNARLVHKAYKTNNRQIFHLKPPEYIIIQLHKIYTETIKNYVCTLYFTNMDDLILNKYMSNHDDELTDCELFLIYSVLLLSSSLRSIPYKHHEYKVWKTFYFLQTVSYYQKITNKYTMNIGDLDPIQILQAISVFCYFLTNSPTPQITCFICSTAISICNDIGLNKQKFFYYKSDVETRLKCRFLYLFFYQLDGFLALLIGKPQLIPVEYTEIIQDDFLNDLCVYHAIPFKDADFSNIGNFYKRLETSYFGFRIILFHMNSGLQQLCGVVYREFASTKSVETYKLFDKESHILSINEKLDNWCLLLPEILRPNNSGYKNLEDHLLNLNGADSIINIKYFKQSALLLLLHYHVIRLWMNKMVLGPPWETSNDNYHGKQTLLKRNEYLNRVIKNSVCVLKIIEIFFDDVDWNPTHTNTLSFSFFSSFLILFSYILSKNSYPLEDGNCGGDNDIKKLTLQLTIYLQKYLDQHNRNIPIDVSRWCTSGIHMLYFLKILFIKYQKETGDTSFIFENYFPNDIPQLRKTIQRYSKENANLFETSYPPGGDKQHSKPATTLKEHNDLGNNKFDSSLIFQDNSNCNGDVTMINDNPQNTVIQDPSVAIINNNNLVTSPSTQLRQPFDDFYVDYLFGGTNIDDTNLFGSEEMLKTLNEFSILDEDFFPNT, from the coding sequence ATGTTTCCAACTGCTTGTAGTAATtgtagaaaaagaaaagttaaGTGCACTGGTTCTCATCCATGCAATAATTGTATCAAGAGATCAGAAAAATgtgattataaaaaaggtCCCGTTAAAAGATCGCCAACGTTGACAAGGGTGTCAAACAAACAATTTCTAACAGTTATTGCCcaaaaatttgataatttGCAAAagtcattaaaaaatatagaaactTTGTTACTTAAAAATGGAAACAACAAAGTGGATCGGACTTTTAACACATCTGCTCCTCCTCATGTCAATAGttccaacaaaaaaataattgacTCTGGTATAAATACAGTAGccttttatttatactGCACCGGCGGTACTGAGAAATATTTATCTGAAATGAAAACTTcgtttaaaatatttaccaAATATGGGTTTGAATGGATTAGGAAACAGGTTGATTCTCAAGAAGCccaattaatattaaatgatataatgacattaaataaaaaattaagagaAGATAATGCCAGGTTGGTCCACAAAGCTTATAAAACTAATAACAGACAGATATTCCATTTAAAACCACCagaatatataattattcaattgCACAAAATTTATACAgaaactattaaaaattatgtttgcactttatattttacaaaCATGGACGATTTAAtactaaataaatatatgagCAACCATGATGATGAATTAACCGATTGTgagttatttttaatatactcagtgctattattatccaGCTCATTAAGATCGATACCATATAAACACCATGAATATAAGGTATGGAagactttttattttttgcaaaCTGTTAGttattaccaaaaaataaCGAATAAATATACCATGAATATTGGCGATTTGGATCCAATACAAATATTACAAGCCATTTCTGtattttgctattttttgACCAATTCACCAACCCCACAAATAACCTGCTTTATTTGCTCAACTGCAATTAGTATCTGTAACGATATAGGATTGAACAAgcaaaagtttttttattacaaatcCGATGTGGAAACCAGGTTAAAATGCAGATTcctgtatttatttttttaccagCTAGATGGATTCCTAGCTTTACTAATAGGCAAACCACAACTAATACCTGTGGAATATACTGAAATTATACAagatgattttttaaacgaCTTATGTGTATACCATGCCATCCCATTTAAGGATGCAgatttttctaatattggcaatttttataaaagatTGGAAACTTCATATTTTGGATTCCGTATAATATTGTTCCACATGAATTCGGGCTTACAACAATTATGTGGCGTTGTTTATCGAGAATTTGCTTCAACCAAAAGTGTAGAAacttataaattatttgataaaGAATCACATATTTTATCGATTAATGAAAAACTAGACAATTggtgtttattattaccagaAATACTAAGGCCAAATAATTCCGGgtataaaaatttagaagATCACTTATTGAACTTAAATGGTGCTGATAGTATAATAAACATTAAGtattttaaacaaagtGCATTGTTGCTCTTGCTACATTACCACGTTATACGATTATGGATGAATAAAATGGTATTAGGCCCGCCATGGGAAACTTCTAATGATAATTATCATGGTAAACAAACcttattgaaaagaaacgaGTATTTGAACAGAGTTATCAAAAATTCAGTGTGTGTTTTAAAGATTATAgaaattttctttgatGACGTGGATTGGAATCCAACACATACAAACACCTTGTCATTTAGCTTTTTTTCCagctttttaattttgttttcatatatattgtCCAAAAACAGTTATCCATTGGAAGACGGTAATTGTGGTGGTGATAACgatatcaaaaaattgacTTTGCAATTAACCatatatttacaaaaatatttggatcAGCATAATAGAAATATCCCAATTGATGTTTCCAGATGGTGTACTTCAGGTATTCATATGCtatattttctaaagatcttatttataaaataccAGAAAGAAACCGGCGATACTTCATTTATTTTCGAAAATTATTTCCCCAATGACATACCACAGCTTAGGAAAACTATCCAAAGATACAGCAAAGAGAATGCAAACTTGTTCGAAACGAGTTATCCTCCTGGAGGGGATAAGCAACATAGTAAACCAGCTACTACATTAAAAGAACACAATGATTTAggcaataataaatttgattCAAGTTTAATATTCCAAGATAACAGTAATTGTAATGGCGACGTTACAATGATTAATGATAATCCACAAAATACTGTTATTCAAGATCCTTCTGTTGCAAtcatcaataataacaatctAGTGACAAGTCCTTCCACACAATTGCGACAGCCATTTGATGATTTTTATGTAGACTATTTGTTTGGTGGTACTAACATAGATGATACAAATCTATTTGGTTCTGAAGAAATGTTGAAAACATTAAACgagttttcaattttagaTGAAGATTTTTTCCCCAATACATAA
- the ILV5 gene encoding ketol-acid reductoisomerase (similar to Saccharomyces cerevisiae YLR355C | ILV5 | IsoLeucine-plus-Valine requiring), translating to MSYRATSAKLAARMICNSRVVASKRAMSLMARSRPTVRSTVVNAAIKPLIASRGIKQINFGGTVETVYERADWPREKLLEYFKNDTLALIGYGSQGYGQGLNLRDNGLNVILGVRKNGASWKAAIEDGWVPGENLFDVTEAVKKGTYVMNLLSDAAQSETWPTIAPLLTKGKTLYFSHGFSPVFKDLTKVEPPKDIDTILVAPKGSGRTVRSLFKEGRGINSSYAVWNDVSGKAHEKAQALAVAIGSGYIYETTFEKEVNSDLYGERGCLMGGIHGMFLAQYDVLRENGHSPSEAFNETVEEATQSLYPLIGKYGMDYMYDACSTTARRGALDWYPIFKKTLKPVFVDLYESVKNGSETKRSLEFNSQPDYRAKLESELDTIRNMEIWRVGKEVRKLRPENQ from the coding sequence atgtcTTACAGAGCTACTTCTGCCAAATTGGCTGCTAGAATGATTTGCAACTCTAGAGTTGTTGCTTCTAAACGTGCTATGTCTTTAATGGCTAGATCTCGTCCAACTGTTCGTTCTACTGTTGTTAATGCCGCCATCAAGCCATTGATCGCTTCCAGAGGTATTAAGCAAATTAACTTTGGTGGTACCGTCGAAACCGTCTATGAACGTGCTGACTGGCCAAGAGAAAAGTTATTGGAATACTTCAAAAATGATACCTTAGCTTTGATTGGTTATGGTTCTCAAGGTTACGGTCAAGGTTTGAACTTGAGAGACAACGGTTTAAACGTTATCTTGGGTGTTAGAAAGAACGGTGCTTCTTGGAAGGCTGCTATTGAAGACGGTTGGGTTCCAGGtgaaaatttatttgatgTTACCGAAGCTGTTAAGAAAGGTACATACGTCATGAACTTATTATCTGATGCTGCTCAATCTGAAACATGGCCAACTATTGCTCCATTGTTGACTAAAGGAAAGACTTTATATTTCTCCCATGGTTTTTCACCAGTTTTCAAGGATTTGACTAAAGTTGAACCACCAAAGGACATTGATACCATCTTGGTTGCTCCAAAGGGTTCTGGTAGAACTGTCAGATCATTATTCAAGGAAGGTCGTGGTATTAACTCCTCTTATGCCGTTTGGAACGATGTTTCTGGTAAGGCCCACGAAAAAGCACAAGCTTTGGCTGTTGCCATCGGTTCCGGTTATATTTACGAAACCACTTTTGAAAAGGAAGTCAACTCAGATTTGTATGGTGAAAGAGGTTGTTTGATGGGTGGTATCCATGGTATGTTCTTGGCTCAATATGATGTTTTGAGAGAAAACGGTCACTCTCCAAGTGAAGCTTTCAATGAAACTGTTGAAGAAGCTACTCAATCCTTATACCCATTGATTGGTAAGTATGGTATGGACTACATGTACGATGCTTGTTCTACCACAGCTAGAAGAGGTGCTTTGGATTGGTACCCAATCTTCAAGAAGACCTTGAAACCAGTCTTTGTTGATTTATATGAATCTGTTAAGAACGGTTCTGAAACAAAGAGATCTTTGGAATTCAACTCTCAACCAGACTACAGAGCCAAGTTGGAATCTGAATTGGACACTATTAGAAATATGGAAATTTGGAGAGTCGGTAAGGAAGTCAGAAAGTTAAGACCAGAAAACCAATAA
- the RME1 gene encoding Rme1p (similar to Saccharomyces cerevisiae YGR044C | RME1 | Regulator of MEiosis), with protein sequence MTANNRHEKSIFMNQEFPDNTLSPYMLAKINAVGNVNDINSPITTGDTLTNFREHSETCDCSSNNMDNISFKEKDGKDNTRLSDNNADVFTHSKQTLLDYDELHNMFSDTEILENGDDYDHSSFNDSNVSLTKVIDTLSSDKNNIYSAYNTKVHNTHYNYCDNSNSDINNHIVLNNDTAAEIHYVKELPYHSTSTTDCAGSHATIETNQYPSQTITTTVMPGIYSPSFYSSPIIYTTFQNQTKHAIDSNHIGLPNNKSYYEKYQFRDNSKNIFIDNDDTTTTTTTTTTEAKNKQADTVTANINSSNFVTGNFSRSSSVIGKRRKKNTKNLKLQDLDNKHTNKNEDLFPDQIKQKRKKTGAVSKNKKIEKKKSRIEDIFLTPMSATMLNSEKLDNLSQSQLMPAVSEDSKEHNVSYQEPKYVHDSANHNGSYHQYLADVHNKHNNSLTEELINQNMTLEIANCQLDSNKVYLDHDEDTTSPAYFKEQQSEGCFPLKMGVFTVKERNVQHKKNNFLNGQNAAQAKIVKETVIENTPSHLELKNCMESNHYREITKDHCPGSKNIACGISKQQNLYIDANDNVIKKKHFECDTNGDGQSMDNFLANTLLLDRTVPDLGTATSTTMPEMTCDSLPTPSDKSTVSYTDPHPINYTDNNNAATAEHKNKSNELESLCSADNNAKFADSNKTICNNEVMDKFYRIFIAKEIPTSPKKSNPLAVEDNKVENHKHIISGATIKREKKPNRNNDDHGMTDKEGSIEPSLVEQFLNDEDLMRELNKRPKRGFYKCIHCSETFNNILDYAHHLDENNILRPFKCPFPLCPWKILGLPKRSELRRHCAIQHMVQMPLKLKEMLNLNDSNFPLLHCKYNFCDKLFYRKDSYARHVKMVHKNVNSRFNRRIQKIERGCPYNEEDKVYEYVLDTLQKQEEKKKSKKILSTNKT encoded by the coding sequence ATGACAGCCAATAACCGTCATGAAAAATCCATTTTTATGAACCAAGAGTTTCCAGATAACACTCTTTCTCCCTATATGTTGGCGAAAATCAATGCTGTTGGAAATGTGAATGATATAAATTCTCCGATTACTACTGGGGACACTTTAACTAATTTTCGTGAACACTCCGAAACATGTGACTGTTCAAGTAATAATATggataatatttcttttaaagaGAAAGATGGTAAAGATAATACCAGACTTAGTGATAATAACGCTGATGTTTTTACACATTCAAAACAAACTCTACTTGATTATGATGAACTCCACAATATGTTTTCTGACACAgaaattttggaaaatggTGATGACTACGATCACTCATCTTTTAACGACTCAAACGTTTCATTAACAAAAGTTATCGACACTTTATCCagtgataaaaataatatttactcTGCATACAATACTAAAGTCCACAATACTCACTATAATTATTGCGACAACTCCAACAGTGACATTAACAATCATATTGTATTGAATAATGACACAGCTGCAGAAATTCATTATGTCAAAGAGTTGCCTTACCATTCTACTTCAACAACAGATTGTGCTGGGTCACATGCTACGATCGAAACAAATCAATATCCTTCCCAGACAATAACTACTACTGTTATGCCAGGGATTTATTCTCCATCATTTTATTCTTCTCCGATAATATACACTACTTTCCAAAACCAAACCAAACATGCAATTGATTCGAATCACATAGGATTgccaaataataaaagttattatgaaaaatatcaattcagggataatagtaaaaatatttttattgataatgatgatactactactactactactactactactactgaAGCTAAAAATAAGCAGGCAGATACAGTAACTGCTAACattaatagtagtaatTTCGTGACCGGTAATTTTTCTAGGTCATCTAGCGTCATTGGAAAGcgtagaaaaaaaaacaccaagaatttaaaattacaaGACTTAGACAATAAACATACTAACAAAAATGAGGATTTATTTCCTGAccaaattaaacaaaaaaggaaaaaaactGGTGCTGTctctaaaaataagaaaattgagaaaaagaaatctCGTATTGAAGACATATTTCTAACACCGATGTCTGCCACTATGCTAAACAGCGAAAAATTGGACAATTTGTCACAATCACAGCTAATGCCAGCCGTTAGTGAAGACAGTAAAGAGCACAATGTAAGTTATCAGGAACCCAAGTATGTGCATGATAGTGCAAACCATAACGGGTCTTATCATCAATATTTAGCTGATGTTCACAATAAGCACAATAATTCACTTACTGAAGAgctaataaatcaaaatatgaCTCTGGAAATAGCTAATTGTCAATTAGATAGCAATAAGGTTTATTTAGATCATGATGAAGACACAACCTCCCCGGCATATTTCAAGGAGCAACAGAGTGAAGGATGTTTCCCCTTGAAAATGGGCGTTTTTACCgtgaaagaaagaaatgtTCAACACAAAAAGAATAACTTTTTGAACGGCCAAAATGCTGCACAAGCCAAAATTGTGAAAGAAACAGTTATTGAGAACACGCCATCTCACCTCGAATTAAAGAACTGTATGGAAAGCAACCATTACAGGGAAATCACTAAAGATCATTGTCCAGgctcaaaaaatatagcGTGTGGTATTAGTAAACAACAAAACCTTTATATTGACGCTAATGACAATGTGatcaaaaagaaacattTTGAATGTGACACAAACGGCGATGGACAAAGTATGGACAATTTTTTAGCAAATACACTTCTATTAGATCGAACCGTGCCGGATCTTGGTACTGCAACGAGTACTACAATGCCAGAAATGACCTGCGACTCTTTACCCACACCCAGTGACAAATCTACTGTTTCATATACCGACCCACATCCTATAAATTATAcggataataataatgctgCTACTGCTGaacacaaaaataaatccaaTGAGTTGGAGTCCTTGTGTTCAGCTGATAACAACGCCAAATTTGCAGATTCAAACAAAACTATATGCAACAATGAAGTTATGGATAAGTTTTATCGCATTTTTATAGCCAAAGAAATCCCGACCTCtccaaaaaaaagcaatCCACTTGCTGTTGAAGATAATAAAGTTGAGAATCATAAACATATTATATCTGGTGCTACTAttaaaagggaaaaaaagcCAAACAGAAACAATGATGATCACGGTATGACCGATAAAGAAGGCAGCATAGAACCAAGTTTAGTTgaacaatttttaaatgatgaaGATCTAATGAGAGAATTAAACAAGAGACCAAAAAGAGGATTTTACAAGTGTATTCATTGCTCTGAAACttttaacaatattttGGATTATGCACATCATttagatgaaaataatatcttaAGACCATTTAAATGCCCATTTCCATTATGTCCATGGAAAATATTAGGGCTGCCAAAAAGAAGCGAGTTAAGAAGACATTGTGCTATCCAACATATGGTCCAGATGCCACTGAAGTTAAAGGAAatgttaaatttaaatgattCGAATTTTCCATTACTACAttgtaaatataatttttgtgATAAGTTGTTCTATAGAAAAGATTCTTATGCAAGACACGTTAAAATGGTGCATAAAAATGTGAATAGTAGATTTAATAGGAGAATTCAAAAAATCGAGCGGGGGTGTCCCTACAACGAAGAAGATAAAGTATATGAATACGTTTTAGATACTTTACAAAAgcaagaagaaaaaaaaaaatctaaaaagaTACTGTCGACCaataaaacttaa